The DNA segment CTCGGAACCAGTTCTCGCCGGGTGTAGACGATTCAATGCGTCGATAGCCGAATTGCTGTGCGATCATTTCAAAGACGATCGTATCGGTGACCCCAAGCGAGCTATCGATCAGCGACTTCAGGTAGAAGCCGCTTTCTCCATCAGCGTAAATACCAGAGGGGTCGCCGTCGCCGATAAGACCGCCTGTGCCTCCAAGGCCGCCGAGACTGCCGTCCCCAAAAATGCTGTAGCCAGTATCTCCTACATTGGCCTCATCGATCAGCGTGCGGGCCAACTGGCTGGCAGATTGAACGAAGCCGGGCCAGTTCGCCTCGCCATAGAGCGGGCTGATCATGTTTTCGTACGCCATGGCGGCATTCTGCTGTTCAGCGCTGATCTCACCAAGCTGGTAGGCGATCATCAGGTCGGCATAAACCTGAAGCGCGATTTCGCCACGCAGGGGCACGATCATGCTGGCGGTGCGCGCGGGATCCGCGCAGTCGATCTCTCCAGCTACGGCACTCGCCTCAGTATCGATGCCGTCGAGCTGGGCATAATACTGTTCGTCCGTGAGCTTGCCGGACTTGTAGGCCTCGTAGAAGGACAGTGGTTCAAGCAGCTTTTCCTCGATGGTGCCGAGGCGGTGCCGTTCGAAAAATGCTAGAAAATGGCATCTGTCGTCCAGGGCAACGGCGGTCCGAAAATCGGTGAAGGCCTGCATCTGAGCGTCTTGGGCAAAGCCGGGCGAAGAAAACAACGACAGAATAATCGACAACGTCACGACACGGCGCATGTGGCTCTGCTTCCCCGATACAGCTGCTCACAAGTCTATTGAAATAGAACGCTCGTCAATATTGCTTGCAGTGCGCGCGCGCTCCGCCGCTGCGGTCTTGCCCATTGATCGCCCACGCGCTTTGTGGCATGTCCCGCGCAACAACAAGCGTACCGCCGGGTTCGGCCCGGTCAGCGGGGAAAAGCAGTGGCCCGTATCGTCGTCAAGTTTGGCGGAACATCCGTCGCCAGTGTCGAGCGCATCCGCAATGCGGCGCGCCACGTGAAGCGCGAGGTCGAAGCCGGCAACGAAGTTGCCGTCGTGGTTTCGGCCATGTCGGGCAAAACCAATGAACTCGTGGGCTGGGTCAACGAAGCCAGCAAATTCCACGACGCGCGCGAATACGACGCGGTGGTCGCTTCGGGCGAACAGGTCACCGCCGGGCTCATGGCCATCGTGCTTTCGGAAATGGGCATCCAGTCGCGCAGCTTTGCCGGCTGGCAGGTGCCGATCCACACCGACGATGCGCACGGTGCGGCGCGGATCACAGATATCGATCCGACCGAGCTCGACAAGCGCATGGCGGATGGCTGGGTCCCCGTGATCACCGGCTTCCAGGGCGTTTCTCCGCATGGGCGCATCACGACGCTCGGGCGCGGAGGCTCGGATACCTCGGCCGTAGCGGTGGCCGCCGCCGTCAAGGCGGATCGGTGCGATATCTATACGGATGTGGACGGCGTTTACACGACCGACCCGCGCATCGTGCCCAAGGCTCGGCGCCTCACCAAGATTTCCTTCGAGGAAATGCTGGAAATGGCCTCGCTCGGCGCCAAGGTGCTGATGATCCGCTCGGTGGAAATGGCCATGGCGCACAAGGTGCGTCTCACCGTACGCTCCAGTTTCGATGACCCGGACGCGCCGCAGATCGCGCCCGACGGCACGCCCGGCGTTCCGGGCACTCTCGTCTGCGATGAGGAAGAGATCATGGAAAAGCAGATCGTTTCGGGCGTGACGCTCGCCAAGGCCGAGGCCAAGATCACCCTGCGCGACGTCAAGGACAATCCCGGTGTCGCCGCTGCCATCTTCGGGACGCTGGCCGACAAGGGCATCATCGTTGATATGATCGTGCAGAACATCGCCGATGACGGCGCCACCACAGATATAACCTTCACCGTGCCCGACAGCGAATACGACAAGGCCGTCAAGGCGCTGGAAGACAATGGCGGGCGCTTTGAATATGCGCGCCTGTCCGGCTCGAAGGGCGGGGCGAAGGTCTCGGTCGTCGGCGTGGGCATGCGCAGCCATGCCGGTGTGGCTTCCTCGATGTTCAAGGCCCTTGCCGACAAGGGCATCAATATCCAGCTGATCACGACGTCGGAAATCAAGACCTCGGTTCTGATCGATGAAGAATATGCCGAGCTTGCGGTTCGCGCTTTGCACACCTATTACGGTCTGGACAGACAGGACGCCTGATCCTTTTCGAGGGGAATAGGGCCGCGTCCTGAAACAAGGGGGGCGGCTGTGCGGGCCGCCATTGACGAGGCATGGTCACGACCATTGGCGGCCCACGGGTGCTGCTGAGGCAATTGCGCGAGACGATGGCGGAGCCGCTGGCTTCGCAGGCACGTCTCGACAAGATCGTCGACCTGATCGCCGACAATATGCGGGCCGACGTCTGCTCGTTCTACGTGCTGCGCGACGACGGCGCGCTCGAGCTGTTCGCCACCCACGGCCTCAAGGCCGAATCGGTCCACCTCACGACGCTTCGCCTCGGCGAGGGCCTGGTCGGCCTGATCGCAGCCGAAGCCGAGCCGCTTAGCCTCGACGATGCGCCCACCCATCCCGGCTTTGCCTATCGCCCGGAAACTGGCGAAGACCGGTATAATTCCTTTCTCGGGGTGCCGGTGCTGCGGGCCGGCCAGACGCTGGGCGTGCTCGTCGTGCAGAATGCCGAGCGCCGCCACTACGGCGAGGACGAGACCGAAGCGATGCTGACCACGGCCACAATCCTGGCCGAGATGATCGCTACCAGCGACTTCGACAACCTCATCAAGCCGGGGTCCGATATCGACCTCAGGCGGCCTCGCATGTTCAACGGCGTCAGCTTCACCGACGGAATCGCCCTGGGAAAAGTGGTCCTCCACGACCCGCGCGTCGTCGTGACCAATTTCATCGCCGATGACACCGATGCCGAAAAGCAGCGGCTCGACGCGGCACTCGAGACCATGCGCGTGTCGATCGATGCCATGCTCGACCATGGCGACATGGCCGGCGGCTCGGACCACCGCGAGATTCTCGAAACTTACCGCATGTTCGCCAATGACCGTGGCTGGGTGAACCGGCTCATGGAGGCGATCGACAACGGATTGTCGGCGGAAGCGGCAGTCGAGCGCGTGCAGAATGATACGCGCGCGCGCATGCTGCGCCAGACCGATCCCTACATCCGCGACCGGCTGCACGATCTCGACGATCTGGCCAATCGGCTGCTGCGGGTGCTGACCAATACCAGCCAGCCGGCGCAGCGCGAACTGCCCGATAACGCCATTCTCGTCGCCCGCAACATGGGGCCGGCGGAACTGCTCGAATACGATCGCACCAAGCTGCGGGGCGTGGTGCTGGAAGAAGGCGGCGCGACCGCGCATGTGGCCATCGTGGCGCGCTCGCTGGGCGTCGTTGCCGTGGGGCAGGCGCAGTCCATCGTCTCCATGTGCGAGACCGGCGACGACATCATCATCGATGGTTCGGCCGGGCAGGTGCATCTGCGGCCTACGCCCGAGGTCGAACAGACCTATGTCGACAAGGTGCGCATTTCGGCCAAGCGCCGGGCACACTATGCGGCGCTCAAGAAAAAACCGAGCGTCACCCGTGACGGCGTGGAGATCACGCTGCTGCACAATTCGGGGCTGGTCGCAGACCTGCCGATGCTCGACGATACCGGGGCGGCCGGGGTGGGGCTGTTCCGCACCGAGCTGCAGTTCATGATCGCCAGTCGGCTGCCGCGCCTCAGGGAACAGGCCGACCTCTACGCCGAAGCGATGGCCATCGCCGGCGACCGGCCGATCGTGTTCCGTCTGCTCGATATCGGCGGCGACAAGGTCTTGCCCTATCTTCGCGCGACGGCCGAGGAGAACCCGGCCATGGGTTACCGCTCGATCCGGCTCGGCCTCGACCGGCCCGGCCTCCTGCGCACGCAGGTGCGAGCGCTGTTGCAGGCCGCCAATGGCCGGGCGCTCAAGGTGCTGGTCCCCATGGTCACCGAGACCTTCGAGTTCGTGCTCACCCGGCAGGTGATAGACAAGGAAGTCGAGCGGATGAAGCGGGCGGGCCTGCCAGTGCCGTCGCGGCTCGAAGTGGGCGCCATGGTCGAGGTACCATCGCTGCTGTTCGAGCTCGACCAGATCCTGCCCGAAGCCGATTTCGTTTCCATCGGCTCGAACGATCTCGTCCAGTTCCTGACTGCGGCCGACCGCGCCAACCCGCGCGTTTCCAAAGCCTATGATCCCATCGCCCTGCCGCGTCTGCGAGCCATCCGGCTCGTCGTCGATGCGGCGGCGCGCCACAATGTGCCCGTCACCATGTGTGGCGAGCTTGCCGGCAAGCCCATGGAAGCGCTGGCGCTCATGGCCATCGGCATGACGCGGCTGTCCATGGGGCCGGCCTCGATCGGGCCGATCAAGGAAATGATCCTTAATCTTGATCTCAAGCCCATTCAGGACGCTGTCGCCGCGGCGCTTAGCGTCGGCGCCGACGGGCTCACGATCCGCAAATTGCTCACCCAATGGGTGGGAAAGCAGAACCTGCCGATGGGCTAGGCCGGGCAATGGCCGCTTGATGTTGGCGGTCAGCCTCATTAAACGCTCGGTGTCACCCCGGCGACGCTCGGGGTCCATGTTTTGAATTACCTGCAAGTCTGGCGTGTCGCGCCTGGATTTCGGCCAGCGCCGTAATGACTTGGTAGGTGTGACGAGGGCGTTGGCCCGCAGGAATAAACGATGCCCAGCCTGCCCCAGGACAAGCTCGATGCGCTCGAAACCCGCTTCCAGTACATCGAAGCGGCACTGTCTGGCGGCGCCAGTCCGGACGAGTTGGCCAAGCTTTCCAAGGAACATTCCGACCTCAGCGAGATCGTGGGCCAGATCACAGCCTACAAGAAGGCCCAGCGCGACCGGGCTGAAGCAGAGACGCTGCTCAAGGGCGGCGACAAGGAAATGGCCGAGATGGCCGAGGCCGAAATCGAGGCCCTCGACGAGGCTCTGGAAGGGCTCGAACAGTCCATCCGCATTCTGCTCCTGCCCAAGGACGAAGCCGACGAAAAGTCCATCATCCTCGAAATCCGCGGCGGCACCGGCGGCGATGAGGCCGCGCTGTTCGCCGGCGATCTCTTTCGCATGTACGAGCGCTATGCGGCGACCCGGGGCTGGAAGGTCACGGTCATGGAAGAGAGCCCCGGCGAAATGGGCGGCTTCAAGGAAATCATCGCCAATGTCTCGGGCAGGGGCGTTTACGCCCGCATGAAGTACGAGAGTGGCGTTCATCGCGTCCAGCGCGTTCCAGCCACCGAAGGATCGGGCCGCATTCACACGTCTGCGGCCACCGTGGCGGTGCTGCCCGAAGTCGAGGACATCGACATCGAAATCCGCAACGAGGATATCCGCATCGACACGATGCGCGCCTCGGGCGCGGGCGGGCAGCACGTCAATACGACGGACTCGGCGGTGCGTATCACCCATATCCCGACCGGCATCGTCGTGACGTCGGCGATGAAGTCGCAGCATCAGAACCGCGCGCAGGCCATGATCGTGCTGCGCTCGCGGCTCTACGAAATGCAGCGCGAGGAACGCGACAGCGCGCGTTCGGCAGAGCGCAAGGGGCAGGTGGGGTCGGGCGACCGGTCCGAGCGCATCCGCACCTATAATTTCCCCCAGGGTCGCGTCACCGATCACCGGATCAACCTCACGCTTTACAAGCTCGACAAGGTGGTGGCCGGTGAAGCGCTGGACGAGCTGATCGAAGCGCTGATCACGGAGAACCAGGCGGCGCAGCTCGCGGCCATGGAGCAGGTCAACTGAGCATGGATCCGAGCATAGGCGCGCTCTGGCGCGGCTGGCGTGACGTCCTTTCCCGTCTCGGTTTTCAAACCGCAGCGCTCGATGCCAAGCTGCTGGCCGGTCATGCTCTGGGTCTGGATGCGCTGGGCCTCGCCACGCGCGAGGGAGATGCCGTGTCGGATGCCGACGCGGCCCTGGTTGCCGCCTTGATGCAGCGCCGCATGAGTGGCGAGTCGGTCGGCCGCATCATCGGCATGCGCGAATTCTACGGATTGCCGTTTGCGCTCAGTCCAGCAACGCTCGAGCCACGCCCCGATACCGAACTGCTCGTCGATCTGGCGCTGAAGCAGTTGCCGCAAGGCGGGCATCTGCTCGATCTGGGCACCGGCAGCGGCTGCATTCCCATTGCGGTGCTGGCGAACCGCAAGGATGCGCGCGGCCTCGCAACCGATCTCAATCCCGACGCGCTGGCGATGGCACGGGCGAATGCCGAGCGGAACGGCGTGGCGGATCGGCTGGATTTTGCGCAAGGAAACTGGTTCGAGGCGTTGGCCGGGGAAGGGGCCCAACAGCCGATGCTTTTTTCTCCTTCCCCTGCTTCAGCGGGAGGCCGGGTGGGGGTGTCGGAGGATGCATTTGACCTCATCCTCTCCAATCCCCCCTATATCGCTTCATCCACCGTCGACACCCTCTCACCCGAGGTCAAGGACTTCGACCCCCGCCTGGCACTCGATGGTGGTCCCGATGGGCTTGCGCCCTATCGCATCATCGCCGCCGAGGCGAAGGCCCATCTCTCGCCCTCTGGCGTCGTGCTGGTCGAAATCGGCTACGACCAGGCGGGGGATGTCGCGGCTTTGTTCGAGCATCACGCATTTGCCGGGATTGCCGTTCACAAAGACCTCAATGGCCTTGATCGTGTGATTTCGGCGCACCACTTGAAGGACAAGTAAATCGTCCGAACGGCCACATTACAATTTGTGCTGGCCAAGCCCGGGCGAAGCGGCTAATTTAGCGATGCTGTCAATGGCGCATCATGGGCGCCGCGGCGATCACACCCGATCCAGATGTATGCAGCTGCGAAG comes from the Devosia lucknowensis genome and includes:
- the ptsP gene encoding phosphoenolpyruvate--protein phosphotransferase, yielding MVTTIGGPRVLLRQLRETMAEPLASQARLDKIVDLIADNMRADVCSFYVLRDDGALELFATHGLKAESVHLTTLRLGEGLVGLIAAEAEPLSLDDAPTHPGFAYRPETGEDRYNSFLGVPVLRAGQTLGVLVVQNAERRHYGEDETEAMLTTATILAEMIATSDFDNLIKPGSDIDLRRPRMFNGVSFTDGIALGKVVLHDPRVVVTNFIADDTDAEKQRLDAALETMRVSIDAMLDHGDMAGGSDHREILETYRMFANDRGWVNRLMEAIDNGLSAEAAVERVQNDTRARMLRQTDPYIRDRLHDLDDLANRLLRVLTNTSQPAQRELPDNAILVARNMGPAELLEYDRTKLRGVVLEEGGATAHVAIVARSLGVVAVGQAQSIVSMCETGDDIIIDGSAGQVHLRPTPEVEQTYVDKVRISAKRRAHYAALKKKPSVTRDGVEITLLHNSGLVADLPMLDDTGAAGVGLFRTELQFMIASRLPRLREQADLYAEAMAIAGDRPIVFRLLDIGGDKVLPYLRATAEENPAMGYRSIRLGLDRPGLLRTQVRALLQAANGRALKVLVPMVTETFEFVLTRQVIDKEVERMKRAGLPVPSRLEVGAMVEVPSLLFELDQILPEADFVSIGSNDLVQFLTAADRANPRVSKAYDPIALPRLRAIRLVVDAAARHNVPVTMCGELAGKPMEALALMAIGMTRLSMGPASIGPIKEMILNLDLKPIQDAVAAALSVGADGLTIRKLLTQWVGKQNLPMG
- a CDS encoding aspartate kinase, yielding MARIVVKFGGTSVASVERIRNAARHVKREVEAGNEVAVVVSAMSGKTNELVGWVNEASKFHDAREYDAVVASGEQVTAGLMAIVLSEMGIQSRSFAGWQVPIHTDDAHGAARITDIDPTELDKRMADGWVPVITGFQGVSPHGRITTLGRGGSDTSAVAVAAAVKADRCDIYTDVDGVYTTDPRIVPKARRLTKISFEEMLEMASLGAKVLMIRSVEMAMAHKVRLTVRSSFDDPDAPQIAPDGTPGVPGTLVCDEEEIMEKQIVSGVTLAKAEAKITLRDVKDNPGVAAAIFGTLADKGIIVDMIVQNIADDGATTDITFTVPDSEYDKAVKALEDNGGRFEYARLSGSKGGAKVSVVGVGMRSHAGVASSMFKALADKGINIQLITTSEIKTSVLIDEEYAELAVRALHTYYGLDRQDA
- the prmC gene encoding peptide chain release factor N(5)-glutamine methyltransferase, giving the protein MDPSIGALWRGWRDVLSRLGFQTAALDAKLLAGHALGLDALGLATREGDAVSDADAALVAALMQRRMSGESVGRIIGMREFYGLPFALSPATLEPRPDTELLVDLALKQLPQGGHLLDLGTGSGCIPIAVLANRKDARGLATDLNPDALAMARANAERNGVADRLDFAQGNWFEALAGEGAQQPMLFSPSPASAGGRVGVSEDAFDLILSNPPYIASSTVDTLSPEVKDFDPRLALDGGPDGLAPYRIIAAEAKAHLSPSGVVLVEIGYDQAGDVAALFEHHAFAGIAVHKDLNGLDRVISAHHLKDK
- the prfA gene encoding peptide chain release factor 1, whose product is MPSLPQDKLDALETRFQYIEAALSGGASPDELAKLSKEHSDLSEIVGQITAYKKAQRDRAEAETLLKGGDKEMAEMAEAEIEALDEALEGLEQSIRILLLPKDEADEKSIILEIRGGTGGDEAALFAGDLFRMYERYAATRGWKVTVMEESPGEMGGFKEIIANVSGRGVYARMKYESGVHRVQRVPATEGSGRIHTSAATVAVLPEVEDIDIEIRNEDIRIDTMRASGAGGQHVNTTDSAVRITHIPTGIVVTSAMKSQHQNRAQAMIVLRSRLYEMQREERDSARSAERKGQVGSGDRSERIRTYNFPQGRVTDHRINLTLYKLDKVVAGEALDELIEALITENQAAQLAAMEQVN